Proteins co-encoded in one Candidatus Margulisiibacteriota bacterium genomic window:
- a CDS encoding ORF6N domain-containing protein, whose amino-acid sequence MSQHDRREAAYGVQVKCSHEQVRRNIARFPEAFMFQLTKNELINLLSQNATQIQFSHYIEINISI is encoded by the coding sequence ATGTCGCAACACGACAGGAGAGAGGCGGCATATGGTGTACAAGTGAAATGCTCACATGAACAGGTTAGAAGGAATATCGCAAGATTTCCTGAAGCATTTATGTTTCAACTGACTAAAAATGAGTTAATAAATTTGCTATCGCAAAATGCGACGCAAATTCAATTCTCACATTATATTGAAATTAATATTTCCATATAA